A part of Myxococcales bacterium genomic DNA contains:
- a CDS encoding PspA/IM30 family protein: MAIVQRFWTMIKSNLNHLIGKGEDPEKMLNQMLLDMQEQLINAKKQVAVSIADEKRLLKQYNDERALAQDWEQKAMLAVKAGKDDLARQALERKSEHEKLATGFEEQWRTQQQAVEQLKSALSTLNEKITDAKRKKNLLVARAKRAEAQKTITDTMSGMSNTNALDTISRMEQKIDQMEAEASAATELANEIQGDELSAQFKKLEVVGSDDALAALKEKMGVSTSNTKQENEETELKKIEKELEAHSKR, translated from the coding sequence ATGGCAATTGTTCAAAGATTTTGGACCATGATTAAGTCCAACCTCAATCACTTAATAGGAAAGGGAGAGGATCCAGAAAAAATGCTTAATCAAATGCTTCTGGATATGCAAGAGCAGTTGATCAATGCCAAAAAACAAGTAGCGGTCTCCATTGCTGATGAAAAAAGACTTCTGAAGCAATACAATGACGAAAGGGCTCTCGCTCAAGATTGGGAGCAAAAAGCTATGTTGGCAGTTAAAGCAGGCAAAGATGATTTGGCCCGCCAAGCCTTAGAGCGTAAAAGTGAACACGAAAAATTAGCAACTGGCTTTGAAGAACAGTGGCGTACACAACAGCAAGCTGTAGAGCAATTAAAAAGCGCCCTTAGTACGCTCAACGAAAAAATTACAGACGCTAAACGCAAGAAAAATCTTTTGGTTGCTAGAGCTAAACGCGCCGAAGCCCAAAAAACCATTACCGATACCATGTCAGGAATGAGCAACACTAATGCGCTTGATACCATTTCACGCATGGAACAAAAAATTGATCAGATGGAAGCAGAGGCAAGCGCTGCTACTGAATTGGCCAACGAGATCCAAGGGGATGAACTTTCTGCGCAGTTTAAAAAACTTGAAGTAGTTGGCTCGGACGATGCTCTTGCGGCCCTCAAAGAAAAAATGGGTGTCTCTACAAGCAATACAAAACAAGAAAACGAAGAAACAGAACTTAAAAAAATCGAAAAAGAACTAGAAGCTCACTCGAAAAGATAG
- a CDS encoding gamma carbonic anhydrase family protein produces the protein MIESILGHQPQIHPRAFVHPQACVIGQVIIEEGASIWPGVVLRGDMGLIRIGKNTSVQDGSICHMTSDYSETIIGDNVTIGHGVIVHGAIIEDYCLIGMGSILLDQARIGSLSFVAAGSLVTGKKNFSSESFICGSPAKKLRSINEKEKMMCLSSVQHYLDVQKLYSKE, from the coding sequence ATGATCGAGTCTATTTTAGGGCATCAACCACAGATTCACCCAAGAGCCTTTGTACATCCCCAAGCTTGCGTGATTGGTCAAGTGATTATTGAAGAAGGCGCAAGTATTTGGCCTGGCGTAGTTTTGCGCGGTGATATGGGGCTCATTCGCATTGGAAAAAATACTTCTGTGCAGGATGGTAGCATCTGCCATATGACTTCTGATTATTCTGAAACAATTATTGGTGATAACGTAACCATTGGTCACGGAGTGATTGTTCACGGAGCCATTATCGAAGATTATTGTCTTATAGGTATGGGTTCGATTTTGCTTGACCAAGCTCGCATAGGTAGCTTGTCTTTCGTAGCCGCAGGTTCATTGGTGACAGGTAAAAAAAATTTTAGCAGCGAATCCTTTATCTGCGGTTCTCCTGCCAAAAAACTTCGCTCTATTAACGAAAAAGAAAAAATGATGTGTCTAAGCTCGGTGCAGCATTATCTTGACGTTCAAAAACTTTACTCGAAAGAATAG
- a CDS encoding DUF192 domain-containing protein, with amino-acid sequence MFVRSKYNVLVFVVLTNVLFVSLGAKKNCSSMDMSIRFASISFPKTPAKGRFHVEIADTFKKQALGLMHRPKLAKDGGMLFVFETNDIHSFWMKNTLVSLDLIFLDENFTVVDTVRNAPKNSEKAITPLAKSLYVLELTSGVIDDYSIEIGDKVLVSFL; translated from the coding sequence ATGTTCGTACGATCTAAATATAATGTGTTGGTGTTTGTTGTTTTGACTAATGTTTTATTTGTTAGCCTGGGTGCAAAAAAAAATTGCAGCTCCATGGATATGTCTATTCGCTTCGCTTCAATCAGCTTTCCTAAAACTCCAGCCAAAGGGCGTTTTCATGTTGAAATCGCTGATACTTTTAAGAAACAGGCCTTGGGGTTGATGCATAGACCTAAACTCGCCAAAGACGGTGGTATGCTTTTTGTCTTTGAAACAAATGACATACATAGTTTTTGGATGAAAAATACGTTAGTATCACTTGACTTAATATTTTTAGACGAAAATTTTACAGTAGTAGATACAGTCAGAAATGCACCAAAAAATAGTGAAAAAGCTATCACCCCCTTAGCAAAAAGCCTCTATGTTTTAGAATTAACGTCGGGTGTGATCGATGATTATTCTATCGAAATTGGTGATAAAGTTTTGGTTTCATTTTTATGA
- a CDS encoding electron transfer flavoprotein subunit alpha/FixB family protein, producing MAIHLIFAEHDENGIKKSTLSSITAAQKIGGEIHGVVLGKNIAKQAQEFSHYCDKVHMCEHDGLAHRLAQSYSKVISDVAKNINATHVWASATVAGKDIFPRVAVRLNAAQASDIQEVVNESSFIRPVWAGDLLGEIELLSAVKVITVRVSEFPAAEKKGAEGQVVPFDVSLGNNSMRFVSFDAVKSERPELTDANVVVAGGRGLKSPENFKELIEPLADKLGAAIGASRAVCDAGWVPNDWQVGQTGKVVAPKLYFALGISGAIQHVAGMKGSKVIVAINKDPEAPIFQVADYGLVADVSKAIPELMAALS from the coding sequence ATGGCTATCCATTTAATTTTTGCTGAACATGATGAAAACGGCATCAAAAAATCTACGCTTTCCTCTATTACCGCAGCACAAAAAATAGGCGGAGAAATTCATGGAGTTGTCTTAGGAAAAAATATCGCTAAGCAAGCTCAGGAATTCTCTCACTATTGCGATAAGGTTCACATGTGCGAGCATGATGGCCTTGCTCACCGACTTGCTCAAAGCTATTCGAAAGTTATTTCAGATGTTGCCAAAAATATTAATGCAACTCACGTGTGGGCATCGGCTACTGTTGCTGGAAAAGATATTTTTCCCCGTGTTGCGGTTCGTCTTAATGCAGCTCAGGCCTCAGACATTCAAGAAGTTGTAAATGAATCAAGCTTTATAAGGCCGGTGTGGGCAGGTGATTTGCTGGGAGAAATTGAATTACTCAGCGCAGTCAAAGTCATCACGGTACGAGTCAGTGAATTTCCTGCAGCTGAGAAAAAAGGTGCAGAAGGTCAAGTTGTACCTTTTGATGTGTCTTTGGGAAATAATTCCATGCGTTTTGTTTCCTTTGATGCTGTTAAATCAGAGCGTCCTGAACTTACCGATGCGAATGTAGTTGTTGCAGGTGGACGCGGCCTTAAAAGTCCCGAAAATTTCAAAGAACTTATCGAGCCTTTGGCAGATAAGCTTGGAGCTGCCATCGGAGCTAGCCGAGCAGTCTGCGATGCAGGCTGGGTTCCCAACGACTGGCAGGTTGGACAAACAGGCAAAGTGGTTGCTCCAAAACTTTATTTTGCATTGGGAATTTCCGGCGCCATACAGCATGTTGCAGGCATGAAAGGATCAAAAGTTATCGTAGCGATCAACAAAGATCCTGAAGCTCCGATATTTCAGGTGGCAGATTATGGTTTGGTTGCTGATGTGAGCAAAGCCATCCCCGAACTTATGGCTGCACTTTCTTAA
- a CDS encoding nucleoside permease, translated as MTLKFRLILMQFLQFFIWGSWLLTISAYWFQTKHWSGSEFGAIFSTMGIASLFMPAIAGMIADRFINAEKLYAFFHFMGAITLFYITQVKDPSSMFWAMLINMCFYMPTISLSISVSYTAMKKSNMDVIKDFPPIRIWGTIGFIAALWTTSLSGLETSIGQFYIASVVSLLLALYALSMPACPPLGKTQTGSFSQRLGLDAFALFKDFNMALFFIFAMLLGAALQLTNAYGDTFLHDFALIAEYKNTFAVKHPAVILSISQFSETAFILTIPFFLRHFGIKHVMFMSMLAWALRFGLLAFGNPGDGLWMIVLSCIVYGMAFDFFNISGSLYVETQVDKKMRASAQGLFMMMVNGFGALLGSRISGIIIDKYFLIGDKFDWRGIWLCFAAYAALIAVCFIVLFKKPASSMPLTHELTNP; from the coding sequence ATGACTTTAAAATTTCGACTTATTCTGATGCAGTTTTTGCAATTTTTCATCTGGGGATCATGGCTTTTAACCATAAGTGCTTATTGGTTTCAAACTAAACATTGGTCTGGCTCTGAGTTTGGCGCTATTTTTTCGACTATGGGTATTGCTTCACTCTTCATGCCGGCCATTGCCGGAATGATAGCTGACCGTTTTATTAATGCAGAAAAGCTATATGCTTTTTTTCATTTTATGGGAGCAATTACTTTATTTTATATTACTCAAGTTAAAGACCCTTCAAGTATGTTTTGGGCAATGCTCATCAACATGTGTTTTTACATGCCAACTATCTCTCTTTCTATCTCCGTCTCCTATACAGCAATGAAAAAATCTAACATGGACGTCATCAAGGATTTTCCTCCTATCAGAATTTGGGGAACAATTGGCTTCATTGCAGCACTCTGGACTACAAGCTTGAGTGGTTTAGAAACTTCCATCGGACAATTTTACATAGCATCAGTAGTTTCGCTGCTTCTCGCCCTTTATGCTTTGAGCATGCCGGCCTGCCCTCCGCTGGGAAAAACGCAAACGGGGTCATTTTCACAAAGATTAGGACTCGATGCTTTTGCTCTTTTCAAAGATTTTAATATGGCTCTCTTTTTTATTTTCGCCATGTTGCTTGGGGCTGCTTTGCAACTAACCAATGCCTATGGCGATACCTTCTTGCACGACTTTGCCTTAATTGCTGAATATAAAAATACTTTTGCGGTAAAGCACCCAGCAGTTATTTTATCCATTTCTCAATTTTCTGAAACGGCTTTTATTCTCACTATTCCCTTCTTTTTGCGCCACTTTGGTATCAAACACGTGATGTTTATGAGTATGTTAGCTTGGGCTTTGCGTTTTGGTCTTTTGGCTTTTGGTAACCCTGGGGATGGTCTGTGGATGATAGTGCTCTCTTGCATCGTTTATGGCATGGCCTTTGATTTCTTTAATATTTCAGGATCCCTGTATGTAGAAACCCAAGTTGATAAAAAAATGCGAGCAAGCGCACAAGGCCTATTTATGATGATGGTCAATGGTTTTGGAGCCTTACTCGGCAGCAGAATAAGCGGGATTATTATAGACAAATACTTCCTCATCGGCGACAAGTTTGACTGGCGCGGAATATGGCTTTGTTTTGCAGCTTATGCAGCCTTGATCGCTGTATGTTTTATTGTTCTTTTTAAAAAACCGGCGAGTTCCATGCCCCTAACTCATGAGCTCACCAATCCATAA
- a CDS encoding MFS transporter: MASKYRQSPDHEMTGWPPGIKYIVGNEGCERFSYYGMNAILYVYCVTLFVTQSMPEDQAADMATSTVHLFKTGVYAFPMIGAIIADRFLGKYNTILWISLVYCLGHLVLSLTEGSIVGLTCGLVLIAIGSGGIKPCVSAHVGDQFGRSNWRYLERVYQIFYFIINFGSFFAVLFIPLIKEYFGWSIAFAIPGILMFIATILFWMGRNEFVHIPARPGGKLGFLDALSSTMLFLTFGSWFFTASQPLWIMLAVSCACLYSGFLIFSYRQSLSRDDGFLAVSTFMLKEWMSQFFVRKEAVLVAAGSHSSSMRDMGRVTQSAQKEFGDEAVEGVKAVFRIMSVFIMVSIFWALFDQHASSWIRQAEMMDRSMWLPFIGEITLLPSQIPSLNPVIVMILIPFWAYTIDPALKKVGIVLTPLKKMTLGMLLAATSFMAVALLQARIEAAGDMQIHVMWQLIPYFLITLSEILVSITGLEFAYSQAPKRMKSTVMGFWLLTVALGNALVAFLAHFSHLALTNFFWLFAGLMAVAAVIFAFRASAYKVRDYHQ, from the coding sequence ATGGCTAGTAAATATCGACAGAGTCCTGATCATGAAATGACAGGATGGCCACCGGGTATCAAGTATATTGTCGGCAATGAGGGATGCGAACGCTTTTCTTATTATGGAATGAATGCCATTCTCTACGTCTATTGCGTGACACTTTTTGTCACTCAATCCATGCCGGAAGATCAAGCGGCGGATATGGCCACTTCAACAGTTCACCTCTTTAAAACCGGCGTCTACGCTTTTCCTATGATTGGCGCTATCATCGCAGATCGATTTTTGGGAAAATATAACACCATTCTTTGGATTTCTTTGGTTTACTGCTTGGGTCATTTGGTTTTATCACTTACCGAAGGTTCAATTGTTGGACTTACATGCGGGCTTGTCCTGATAGCTATTGGCTCGGGAGGTATAAAACCCTGCGTATCAGCGCACGTTGGTGATCAGTTTGGTCGCTCAAACTGGCGATATCTTGAACGTGTCTACCAAATTTTTTATTTTATCATCAACTTTGGATCTTTTTTTGCCGTGCTCTTTATTCCACTCATCAAAGAATATTTTGGCTGGAGTATCGCCTTTGCCATTCCCGGCATCTTGATGTTTATTGCCACCATACTTTTTTGGATGGGCAGAAATGAGTTTGTCCATATTCCTGCCAGACCAGGCGGGAAATTAGGCTTCCTCGACGCACTAAGCTCTACCATGCTCTTTCTTACTTTTGGATCTTGGTTTTTTACTGCAAGTCAGCCACTTTGGATAATGCTTGCAGTTTCATGTGCTTGCCTTTACAGCGGCTTCCTTATTTTTTCTTATCGACAAAGCCTCTCTCGTGACGACGGCTTCCTTGCTGTCAGCACCTTCATGTTAAAAGAATGGATGTCTCAGTTTTTTGTTAGAAAAGAAGCAGTGTTGGTAGCAGCAGGCTCACATAGCAGCAGCATGAGGGACATGGGAAGAGTCACTCAATCTGCTCAAAAAGAATTTGGTGATGAAGCAGTTGAGGGTGTAAAAGCTGTTTTTCGTATTATGAGCGTCTTTATCATGGTGAGCATTTTTTGGGCCCTCTTTGATCAACACGCATCATCTTGGATCAGACAGGCAGAAATGATGGATCGTAGCATGTGGCTTCCTTTTATCGGAGAAATCACTCTCCTTCCTTCACAAATTCCATCATTAAACCCTGTTATAGTAATGATTCTGATTCCTTTTTGGGCCTACACTATTGACCCTGCACTCAAAAAAGTAGGAATCGTTCTTACACCCTTGAAAAAAATGACTCTGGGAATGCTTCTTGCTGCCACCAGTTTTATGGCTGTTGCTCTGCTGCAAGCAAGAATTGAAGCTGCGGGCGATATGCAGATTCATGTTATGTGGCAATTGATTCCCTACTTTTTAATAACGCTTTCAGAAATTCTGGTTTCCATCACTGGGCTTGAATTTGCCTATTCCCAGGCACCAAAACGCATGAAATCAACAGTGATGGGTTTTTGGCTTTTAACAGTAGCCCTTGGCAATGCCTTGGTGGCTTTTTTGGCACACTTTTCTCACCTGGCACTCACCAATTTCTTTTGGCTTTTTGCTGGACTGATGGCTGTTGCTGCGGTAATTTTTGCCTTCAGAGCTTCTGCTTATAAGGTGCGAGATTACCACCAATAA
- a CDS encoding protein kinase, which produces MLLFKLKKYFSLSLLCVFVWGFSFNIEATHFQKQRRKLDFNVLNDRDNNDTPPLTRIALQPKKRIGKKLNFDFSPSDESKMPGEKRKRDNNNENWILNKKFADETNTEGPSFALPLPDLCSFAPDFSSLEKIELEARKTKNSKIICPKTPGKKQVIDNPAEIMPLLERKGYTAVEFLGKGDQAGVFKACLKNDLDQCFAFKVFNNASEKLKNKLNKEVELLKDKALLAAAQEFWHDEGFTFVKMKLFEKNLSDYIDELQNISKLTELPEKEMWHMIYHLALGLKNMEDAQTFHNDIKPDNIFLDSLNIPHIGDFGLFCKSDTSPLDIEEGDKRYLAREVLENEQFSYKSDVFSLGVVFFEMATLKKMPDQGKLWDNLRKGKLNHLIPQTYSDELQDLIISMIDESPKNRPNSDDILSIAQKHVL; this is translated from the coding sequence ATGCTTCTCTTTAAATTAAAAAAATATTTTTCACTATCTCTTTTGTGCGTTTTTGTTTGGGGGTTTTCTTTTAATATTGAGGCCACTCACTTTCAAAAGCAAAGGCGAAAGCTAGATTTCAACGTTCTGAATGATAGAGATAATAATGATACTCCTCCGCTTACCCGAATAGCTCTTCAACCCAAAAAAAGAATAGGAAAAAAGCTAAATTTCGATTTTTCACCATCTGATGAAAGCAAAATGCCAGGAGAAAAGCGAAAAAGAGACAATAACAATGAAAATTGGATATTAAATAAAAAATTTGCAGACGAGACTAATACCGAAGGTCCTTCTTTTGCTCTTCCCCTTCCTGATTTATGTTCTTTTGCACCTGACTTTTCAAGTTTAGAAAAAATCGAGTTAGAAGCAAGAAAAACAAAAAACTCAAAAATTATATGCCCAAAGACACCTGGAAAAAAACAAGTTATTGACAATCCAGCCGAGATAATGCCGCTGCTTGAAAGAAAGGGGTATACTGCGGTTGAATTCTTAGGCAAAGGTGATCAAGCTGGTGTTTTTAAAGCATGCTTGAAAAACGATCTCGATCAATGCTTTGCTTTTAAAGTATTTAATAACGCTTCAGAAAAACTCAAAAATAAACTAAATAAAGAAGTTGAGCTTTTGAAAGACAAAGCTCTTCTCGCTGCAGCTCAAGAGTTTTGGCATGATGAAGGATTTACTTTTGTAAAAATGAAACTTTTTGAAAAAAATCTATCCGACTATATCGATGAACTGCAAAATATATCTAAACTTACTGAGCTTCCAGAAAAAGAGATGTGGCATATGATCTATCATCTTGCCCTTGGTCTCAAGAATATGGAAGATGCACAGACTTTTCACAATGATATCAAGCCCGATAATATCTTCTTGGATTCCTTAAATATTCCTCATATTGGCGACTTTGGTCTCTTTTGTAAAAGCGATACTAGCCCCTTAGATATTGAGGAAGGTGATAAACGATATTTAGCAAGGGAAGTTTTAGAAAATGAACAATTCTCTTACAAATCTGATGTGTTTTCCCTTGGCGTCGTCTTTTTTGAAATGGCTACATTGAAAAAAATGCCAGACCAGGGAAAACTATGGGATAACTTGAGGAAGGGCAAACTAAATCATCTTATTCCCCAAACTTATTCGGATGAGTTGCAAGATCTAATAATCAGCATGATCGATGAAAGTCCTAAGAACAGACCTAATTCTGACGATATTCTCAGCATCGCTCAGAAACATGTCCTTTAA
- a CDS encoding electron transfer flavoprotein subunit beta/FixA family protein, which produces MKILVSVKRVTDYEAKLKISADGMDIVRDGVNMIMNPFDEIAVEEALRLKEKHDGEVVVVSVGTKDCETQMRAAMAMGADRGILVEANLDISHNLDSAYIAKILHEVVKKESPDLVLMGKQSIDDDNHQTVEMLAELWGVGQATQANTVTINGKEATVIREADGGLETLAVDLPCIISADLRLNEPRYAPLPGIMKAKRKPLDFIQISELSIDHQPQAKLKKLIHPPSRKSGQRVADISELVDKLKNEAKVL; this is translated from the coding sequence ATGAAAATATTGGTGAGCGTCAAACGAGTGACCGACTATGAAGCCAAATTAAAGATAAGCGCTGATGGCATGGATATTGTACGTGATGGCGTCAATATGATCATGAATCCTTTCGATGAAATTGCTGTCGAAGAGGCTTTGCGGCTAAAAGAAAAACATGACGGAGAAGTGGTTGTTGTCTCGGTCGGCACCAAAGATTGTGAGACACAAATGCGAGCAGCCATGGCTATGGGCGCAGATCGCGGTATTTTAGTCGAGGCAAATCTCGATATTTCGCACAATCTAGACTCTGCATACATCGCAAAAATTTTGCATGAGGTGGTTAAAAAAGAAAGCCCTGACTTGGTACTGATGGGCAAACAATCCATTGATGACGATAATCACCAAACAGTTGAAATGCTTGCTGAGCTTTGGGGTGTTGGCCAAGCCACCCAAGCAAACACCGTAACTATCAACGGCAAAGAAGCAACTGTCATTCGTGAAGCAGATGGTGGACTTGAAACACTAGCAGTTGATCTTCCCTGCATCATAAGTGCCGATCTACGTCTCAATGAGCCTCGTTATGCTCCACTTCCAGGTATTATGAAAGCCAAGAGAAAACCTCTTGATTTTATTCAAATCAGTGAACTTAGTATCGATCATCAACCGCAAGCAAAACTAAAAAAATTAATTCACCCACCAAGCCGCAAATCAGGACAGCGCGTGGCTGATATCAGTGAGCTTGTCGATAAACTTAAAAATGAAGCAAAAGTGCTCTAA